The following are from one region of the Geoalkalibacter subterraneus genome:
- a CDS encoding TolC family protein, whose product MTFHFSSHVRDTRLLRFIPGIIAAVFLLAGCAGPQKHLSRADDVAREILASKQQEALGRTEPFTIESAGETLRKRLLEAQNLQRSHPASLGRGELEHIEHWPGLDEDFARDEAAAPPIPVADGPIRLTLQEALEIAAASSRDFQDRKENVFQTALVLDLERNTFRNIFSGEAQSGISTDLGGSRTVTGSESSASTSLSRTLKSGAALTTSLAFDLVKLLTAERPSSLGIIADASISIPLWRGAGRHIVTEPLVQAERDVVYAIWEFERFKRSFAVDTATRYLGVLSQLDQVENAEDNYRRLVSSTRRARRLADAGRLPEIQVDQARQDELRARNRWVSARQSYASTLDQFKIFLGLPPDAQLELDRDVLQSLAEKAQARLNIELEQAPPDADTALSADASIELRMPDMRFAGPYEIEPQRAVALALEHRLDLRSGQEQIYDAQRKVVVAADALGGEFTLLGSARAGERRSLGTAGLDNAQLRPEKGFYSALLSLDLPFERTAERNTFRNSLIALDRQVRSFQELEDRIKLEVRNGLRDLLEFREGLRIQAQAVRVAQRRVESTSLFLQAGRAEIRDLLEAQEALVSARNALTSALLNYRIAELALQRDMGVLQVNEKGLWIEYPVADLNTEDRKDS is encoded by the coding sequence ATGACGTTTCATTTCTCCAGTCACGTTCGCGACACACGGCTTCTGCGTTTTATCCCGGGGATCATCGCCGCGGTGTTTCTGCTCGCCGGTTGTGCCGGTCCGCAGAAACATCTCTCCCGTGCCGACGATGTGGCCCGGGAGATCCTCGCGAGCAAGCAGCAGGAAGCATTGGGGCGCACTGAGCCGTTTACCATTGAAAGTGCTGGGGAAACTCTGCGCAAACGGCTGCTTGAAGCTCAGAATCTGCAGAGGTCTCACCCGGCGTCTCTTGGTCGCGGAGAGTTGGAGCATATCGAACATTGGCCGGGCCTTGACGAGGATTTCGCGCGGGACGAGGCTGCTGCCCCGCCTATCCCGGTGGCGGACGGCCCCATCCGGCTCACCCTGCAGGAGGCGCTGGAGATTGCCGCCGCCTCCAGCCGTGATTTCCAGGACCGCAAGGAGAATGTCTTTCAGACCGCGCTGGTGCTGGACCTGGAGAGAAACACCTTCCGCAATATTTTCTCCGGTGAAGCTCAGAGTGGCATCAGCACCGACCTGGGCGGTTCGCGCACGGTGACCGGCAGCGAAAGCTCCGCTTCGACCTCACTCTCCCGCACCCTGAAAAGCGGCGCAGCACTCACCACCAGCCTGGCGTTTGATCTGGTCAAGCTGCTCACTGCCGAGCGCCCTTCAAGTCTTGGAATTATCGCCGACGCCTCCATCTCCATTCCGCTTTGGCGCGGGGCTGGTCGTCATATTGTGACCGAACCGCTGGTTCAGGCAGAGCGGGACGTGGTGTATGCCATCTGGGAATTTGAACGCTTTAAACGATCCTTCGCCGTGGATACGGCCACACGCTATCTGGGGGTGTTGAGTCAGCTCGACCAGGTTGAAAATGCGGAGGACAACTATCGGCGCCTCGTGTCGTCGACCCGCCGGGCCCGGCGTCTCGCTGATGCAGGACGCCTCCCGGAGATCCAGGTCGACCAGGCGCGCCAGGACGAGCTGCGGGCCCGCAACCGTTGGGTGAGCGCGCGCCAGTCCTATGCGAGCACCCTGGATCAGTTCAAAATTTTTCTCGGACTTCCCCCTGATGCGCAACTCGAACTGGACCGGGATGTATTGCAGTCACTCGCGGAAAAAGCGCAGGCACGCCTGAACATTGAACTCGAACAGGCGCCCCCTGACGCCGACACCGCTTTGTCCGCCGATGCGTCCATCGAACTTCGGATGCCTGACATGCGCTTTGCCGGGCCCTACGAGATAGAGCCGCAGCGTGCCGTTGCGCTTGCACTCGAGCACCGGCTCGATCTGCGCTCTGGCCAGGAACAGATCTACGACGCCCAGCGCAAGGTGGTGGTCGCTGCCGATGCCCTGGGTGGTGAATTTACCCTGCTCGGCTCCGCCCGTGCCGGTGAGAGGCGCTCGCTGGGGACGGCCGGCCTCGACAATGCTCAGCTGCGTCCGGAAAAAGGTTTTTATTCGGCCTTGCTGAGCCTGGATCTGCCCTTTGAGCGTACGGCGGAACGCAACACTTTTCGCAACAGCCTGATTGCCCTTGATCGACAGGTTCGCAGTTTCCAGGAGCTTGAAGACCGGATCAAACTCGAAGTGCGCAATGGGCTGCGCGACCTTCTGGAGTTTCGCGAAGGGTTGCGCATTCAAGCCCAGGCGGTACGGGTCGCCCAGCGACGGGTCGAGAGCACCAGCCTTTTTCTGCAGGCCGGCCGGGCCGAAATCCGTGACCTGCTTGAAGCGCAGGAAGCCCTGGTCAGCGCCCGTAACGCATTGACATCCGCGCTGCTCAACTACCGCATCGCCGAACTCGCCCTCCAGCGCGACATGGGTGTTCTGCAGGTCAATGAAAAGGGACTGTGGATCGAGTATCCTGTCGCGGACCTCAACACAGAAGACCGGAAGGACTCATGA
- a CDS encoding ABC transporter permease — protein sequence MRKLRIVRNIRLGIKNLVLNGLRSFLTMLGMVFGVGSVIAMLSVGEGASQEALEQIRRLGSDNILLKSIKPVEDESASKQRTFISIYGLTYEDQRRIVETFSQVRRVVPVKAVRKEARYGSRAMEVRVMGVNPGWFDLVERPLLVGRVLGQDDLEGHSSAAVVSEAVARELLALEKPLGSQIVVHGNVFEVVGVVRSQENQGNGGVQAPDRENDIYIPLTTARDRFGDMIMRMTSGSRSLEQVELHQIILQVDSTEQVESVATGITTLLERFHRKTDYEIQVPLALLRQAEATKRTFNIVLGSIAGISLLVGGIGIMNIMLASVTERTREIGIRRAIGAKQGQIVGQFLIETVVLSTAGGLFGIGVGLLIPWLITWFAGMTTVVTISSLILSLVISLSVGIVFGLYPAIRAARLDPIEALRHE from the coding sequence ATGCGTAAGCTCCGCATTGTCCGCAACATCCGCCTCGGCATCAAGAACCTGGTCCTCAATGGCCTGCGCAGCTTTCTGACCATGCTCGGTATGGTGTTCGGCGTTGGAAGCGTCATCGCCATGCTGTCCGTAGGGGAGGGCGCCAGCCAGGAGGCCCTGGAGCAGATCCGGCGGCTCGGCAGTGACAACATCCTGCTGAAATCCATTAAGCCGGTGGAAGATGAAAGCGCTTCCAAGCAGCGCACCTTCATCAGTATCTATGGTTTGACTTATGAGGATCAGCGACGCATCGTGGAAACCTTCTCCCAGGTTCGTCGCGTCGTCCCCGTTAAAGCCGTTCGCAAGGAAGCACGCTATGGCTCACGGGCGATGGAGGTCAGGGTGATGGGGGTAAACCCGGGATGGTTCGACCTGGTCGAGCGCCCCCTGCTTGTCGGACGTGTTCTTGGGCAGGACGATCTCGAAGGACACAGCTCCGCCGCGGTGGTTTCCGAGGCGGTCGCCCGAGAGCTGTTGGCTCTCGAAAAGCCCCTCGGTTCACAGATCGTCGTTCATGGAAATGTGTTCGAAGTGGTGGGTGTGGTCCGGTCGCAGGAAAACCAGGGCAACGGCGGAGTCCAGGCTCCGGATCGTGAAAACGATATTTACATCCCCCTGACGACGGCCCGGGATCGCTTCGGTGATATGATCATGAGAATGACATCGGGTAGTCGCTCCCTGGAGCAGGTCGAACTGCACCAGATTATTCTGCAGGTCGATTCGACCGAACAGGTGGAATCCGTCGCGACGGGAATCACAACCCTGCTGGAGCGGTTTCACCGTAAAACGGATTATGAAATTCAGGTTCCGCTGGCGCTGCTGCGCCAGGCGGAAGCCACCAAGCGCACCTTCAATATTGTGCTGGGTTCGATTGCCGGCATCAGCCTGCTGGTCGGCGGCATCGGCATTATGAATATCATGCTGGCGTCGGTGACGGAGAGAACACGCGAGATTGGAATCCGCCGTGCCATCGGTGCCAAGCAGGGCCAGATCGTGGGGCAGTTTCTCATAGAAACGGTGGTTCTCTCAACGGCAGGGGGGCTGTTTGGAATTGGAGTTGGGCTGCTGATTCCCTGGCTGATCACATGGTTTGCCGGAATGACCACCGTGGTGACCATTTCGAGTCTTATCCTCTCCCTGGTGATCAGCCTGTCGGTTGGAATTGTCTTTGGTCTTTATCCCGCCATTCGTGCGGCCCGTCTTGATCCCATCGAGGCCTTGCGGCACGAATAG
- a CDS encoding efflux RND transporter periplasmic adaptor subunit, whose translation MTKRKALIFSFIAVVIIAVGTIWMALSGLSALPGAVEAEQRAVFEVVRGDLTISVLEAGTIQARDQVVIKNEVEGRTTILSLVEEGSHVRKGDLLIELDASQLQDALVDQQIRVQNAEAAYIRSRENLEVIRNQARSDVEKARLDAQFAVEDLRKYKEGDYPKQLMEAESTITIREEELRRAQEKLEWSRVLFKEKYISQTELQADELAAQKAQLDLELARAALDLLKNYSNKRELDELESQVSQTAMALERAERKASADVVQAEAELRAKDSEYRREKSKLEKIEQQIAKTRLYAPKDGLVVYATSAQANWRGNVEPLDEGQEVRERQELIYLPAPDSVKAQIKVHESVLDQVKEGLPVRITTNALPGRIFQGRVASIAPLPDAMSVWLNPDLKVYNTDIHLEGDVAGLRTGMSCQAEILIDEIEDALFVPLQSVTVLNGLQVVYIEGARGYVPRPVEVGRNNRRMVHILDGLEEGDMVLLSPPLASGSERGEKEEDELPVTPSEVND comes from the coding sequence ATGACTAAGCGGAAAGCTCTCATATTCAGCTTCATTGCCGTGGTGATCATCGCGGTTGGAACCATCTGGATGGCACTGTCCGGTCTGTCTGCTCTGCCAGGCGCTGTCGAGGCAGAGCAGCGCGCGGTTTTCGAGGTCGTGCGGGGCGATCTGACCATCAGCGTGCTGGAGGCGGGGACCATCCAGGCCCGCGACCAGGTGGTGATTAAAAACGAAGTCGAGGGGCGTACGACTATTCTTTCGCTGGTCGAAGAGGGCAGCCATGTGCGTAAGGGCGATCTGCTCATCGAACTCGACGCAAGCCAACTCCAGGATGCCCTGGTGGATCAGCAGATCCGCGTGCAGAACGCCGAAGCCGCCTACATCCGCAGCCGCGAAAACCTCGAAGTTATTCGCAACCAGGCCCGCAGTGACGTGGAAAAAGCCCGGCTTGACGCCCAGTTCGCTGTGGAGGATCTGCGCAAATACAAGGAAGGCGACTACCCCAAACAGCTCATGGAGGCGGAATCAACAATTACGATCCGTGAAGAGGAGTTGCGGCGCGCTCAGGAAAAACTGGAATGGTCGCGGGTGCTCTTCAAGGAAAAATACATCTCCCAGACCGAGCTGCAGGCGGATGAGCTGGCCGCGCAGAAAGCACAGCTCGACCTTGAACTGGCGCGGGCCGCGCTGGATCTGCTTAAGAACTATTCCAACAAGCGGGAACTGGATGAACTCGAGAGCCAGGTCAGCCAGACCGCGATGGCCCTTGAACGTGCCGAGAGAAAAGCCAGTGCCGACGTGGTTCAGGCCGAAGCGGAGCTGCGGGCCAAGGATTCCGAGTACCGCCGGGAGAAGTCCAAGCTGGAGAAGATCGAGCAACAGATCGCAAAAACACGCCTGTATGCCCCGAAAGACGGGCTGGTGGTTTATGCGACATCGGCCCAGGCTAACTGGCGCGGCAATGTGGAACCCCTTGACGAGGGGCAGGAGGTCCGCGAGCGGCAGGAGTTGATCTATCTTCCGGCGCCCGATTCGGTCAAAGCCCAGATCAAGGTGCATGAATCTGTGTTGGACCAGGTGAAAGAAGGACTGCCGGTGCGGATTACCACCAATGCGCTGCCCGGACGGATCTTCCAGGGTCGGGTGGCCTCCATTGCGCCTCTGCCCGATGCCATGAGCGTCTGGCTCAATCCGGATCTCAAGGTTTACAACACGGATATTCATCTCGAAGGTGATGTGGCCGGACTGCGGACCGGCATGAGCTGTCAGGCCGAGATCCTGATTGATGAGATTGAGGACGCGCTCTTCGTGCCTCTACAATCAGTGACGGTACTCAATGGTCTGCAGGTGGTCTATATCGAAGGCGCACGCGGATATGTCCCCCGGCCGGTGGAGGTCGGCCGCAATAACCGCCGCATGGTGCACATCCTCGACGGATTGGAGGAGGGAGATATGGTGCTGCTCTCCCCTCCGCTGGCTTCAGGTTCCGAACGTGGCGAAAAAGAAGAGGATGAATTGCCGGTCACTCCGTCCGAGGTGAACGACTGA
- a CDS encoding efflux RND transporter permease subunit: MLEKIIEWSSRNRFMVILATLLVIVGGIYAVRNIPIDAIPDLSDVQVIIFTEYPGQAPQVVEDQVTYPLTTQMLAVPHAKDVRGYSFFGLSFVYIIFEDGTDIYWARSRVLEYLNYAAGRLPQGVTPSLGPDATGVGWVYQYSLESDQHDLQQLRSMQDWFLRYELAAVEGVSEVASIGGFVKQYQVRIDPDRLLAYHITIPEVRRAIQRSNNDVGGRVVEMAETEYMVRGLGYIQSIEDLEQVVVGTDGRGTPILLKDLAEVGIGPELRRGLAELDGEGEVVGGIIVMRYGENARAVIERVERKLEELKSGLPEGVEIKTVYDRSGLIDRSVSNLKEKLTEESIVVALVIILFLFHLPSAMVVILALPVGILMSFIIMYLQGINVNIMSLGGIAIAIGTMVDSGIIMVENAHKRLEREPDRPRTEVIIDAAKEVGPTIFFALLVITVSFAPVFTLQEQAGRMFKPLAFTKTYAMATAAFLAITLVPVLMTWFIRGKVRSESANPINRFLIASYKPVVDFVLRWRKSTLLVALILTLSIAWPMSKMGTEFMPPLYEGDLLYMPTTLPGISITKAKELLQQTDRIIGQFPEVERVFGKVGRAETATDPAPLSMIETTIMLKDEDDWRKFPTPRFYSDWPDWTKWLKKPLRLVWPEEKTITVDQLTEELNNAIDFPGLTNAWTMPIKTRIDMLSTGIRTPVGIKIMGDDLQTLSDLGEEIEALVRTLPGTLSAFSERVTGGNYLDFTVDRAAAARYGLNVGDVQDIIQSAIGGMNVSQTVEGLERYPINIRYMRDYRNDLQALERVLIPLKDGTHVPIAQVADIEIKKGPPAIKSENARPTAWVFVDLRGIDVGTFVENAREAVNEQIELPTGYSIVWSGQYEYIESTRARLMMIIPITVLIIFVLLYISTRSTVKAGIIFLAIPFALVGAYWLMYWLGYNMSIGVAVGLIALAGLSAETGVVMLLYLDLAYESWKKEGRMLTRGDLHQAVQYGAVQRIRPKAMTVVTIIVGLLPIMWSTGAGADVMKRIAAPMVGGAVTSLLVIMLVMPVIFFIWRGRGLEKTMEPTSEEKITGI, translated from the coding sequence ATGCTTGAAAAAATCATCGAATGGTCCAGCCGCAATCGCTTTATGGTGATCCTGGCGACGTTACTCGTCATCGTCGGGGGGATTTATGCCGTGCGCAATATCCCCATCGACGCCATTCCCGATCTGTCCGACGTCCAGGTGATCATTTTTACCGAATATCCCGGGCAGGCGCCGCAGGTGGTGGAGGATCAGGTCACTTATCCGCTGACCACCCAGATGCTGGCGGTTCCTCATGCGAAGGATGTGCGCGGCTATTCGTTTTTCGGCCTCTCTTTCGTTTATATCATTTTCGAGGACGGCACCGACATCTACTGGGCGCGTTCGCGGGTGCTCGAATATCTCAACTACGCGGCCGGACGGCTGCCGCAGGGGGTGACGCCATCCCTGGGGCCGGATGCCACTGGTGTGGGTTGGGTTTACCAGTATTCCCTCGAGAGCGACCAGCACGACCTGCAGCAGCTGCGCTCCATGCAGGACTGGTTTCTGCGTTACGAGCTGGCGGCGGTGGAGGGCGTCTCAGAGGTGGCCTCCATCGGCGGCTTCGTCAAGCAGTACCAGGTGCGGATCGATCCGGACCGGCTGCTGGCCTATCACATCACCATCCCGGAGGTTCGCCGGGCGATTCAGCGCAGCAACAACGATGTCGGCGGCCGGGTGGTGGAGATGGCCGAGACCGAATACATGGTGCGCGGGCTGGGTTACATCCAGTCGATCGAGGATCTTGAGCAGGTCGTGGTCGGCACGGATGGTCGCGGCACGCCGATTCTGCTGAAGGATCTGGCCGAAGTGGGTATCGGACCGGAGCTGCGCCGCGGCCTGGCGGAGCTTGACGGGGAAGGGGAGGTTGTCGGCGGCATCATCGTCATGCGCTACGGCGAAAACGCACGCGCCGTCATCGAGCGGGTGGAGAGAAAGCTCGAGGAACTCAAGTCCGGCCTGCCCGAGGGGGTGGAGATCAAGACGGTCTACGATCGCTCCGGGCTGATCGATCGTTCGGTGTCCAACCTCAAGGAGAAGCTCACCGAGGAGAGCATCGTCGTCGCCCTGGTTATCATCCTGTTCCTGTTCCATCTGCCGAGCGCGATGGTGGTGATTCTGGCCTTGCCGGTGGGCATCCTCATGTCCTTCATCATCATGTATCTGCAGGGGATCAACGTCAACATTATGAGCCTGGGCGGTATCGCCATCGCCATCGGCACCATGGTGGATTCCGGCATCATCATGGTGGAGAACGCCCACAAGCGTCTGGAGCGCGAGCCGGATCGGCCGCGGACCGAGGTCATTATCGACGCGGCCAAGGAGGTGGGGCCAACCATCTTCTTCGCTCTATTGGTGATCACCGTCTCCTTCGCCCCGGTTTTTACCCTGCAGGAGCAGGCCGGGCGCATGTTCAAACCCCTGGCGTTCACCAAGACCTACGCCATGGCGACGGCGGCGTTTCTCGCCATTACCCTGGTGCCGGTTCTGATGACCTGGTTCATCCGAGGGAAGGTGAGGAGCGAATCGGCTAACCCGATCAACCGTTTCCTGATCGCGTCCTACAAGCCGGTGGTGGATTTCGTTCTGCGCTGGCGCAAGTCGACGCTGCTGGTGGCGCTGATTTTGACACTCTCCATCGCCTGGCCCATGAGCAAGATGGGCACGGAGTTCATGCCGCCCCTCTACGAGGGTGACCTGCTCTATATGCCGACCACGCTGCCCGGAATCTCGATCACCAAGGCCAAGGAGCTTCTGCAGCAGACCGACCGCATCATCGGGCAGTTTCCCGAGGTGGAGCGGGTTTTCGGCAAGGTCGGGCGCGCTGAAACCGCCACCGACCCGGCGCCGCTGTCGATGATCGAAACCACGATTATGCTCAAAGATGAGGATGACTGGCGTAAATTTCCTACGCCGCGTTTTTATTCCGACTGGCCGGACTGGACCAAGTGGTTGAAAAAACCGCTGCGGCTGGTATGGCCGGAAGAGAAGACCATTACGGTGGATCAGCTGACCGAGGAGTTGAACAACGCCATCGACTTCCCCGGCCTCACCAATGCCTGGACCATGCCGATCAAAACCCGTATCGACATGCTCTCCACCGGCATCCGCACGCCGGTGGGGATCAAGATCATGGGCGATGATCTGCAGACCCTCTCCGACCTCGGCGAGGAGATCGAGGCGCTGGTGCGCACCCTGCCGGGAACGCTGTCGGCGTTTTCCGAGAGAGTCACCGGCGGCAATTATCTCGACTTCACCGTAGACCGGGCCGCAGCCGCCCGTTACGGCCTCAACGTGGGGGATGTGCAGGATATTATCCAGAGCGCGATCGGCGGCATGAACGTCAGCCAGACCGTCGAGGGGCTGGAGCGCTACCCGATCAATATCCGCTACATGCGCGATTATCGCAACGACCTGCAGGCGTTGGAGCGGGTGCTGATTCCGCTGAAAGACGGCACGCATGTGCCCATCGCCCAGGTGGCGGATATCGAGATCAAGAAAGGGCCGCCTGCCATCAAAAGCGAAAACGCGCGCCCCACCGCCTGGGTGTTTGTCGACCTGCGAGGCATCGATGTCGGCACCTTTGTGGAAAATGCCCGCGAGGCGGTGAACGAGCAGATCGAGCTGCCCACCGGCTACAGCATCGTGTGGAGCGGCCAGTACGAATACATCGAGTCGACCCGAGCGCGCCTTATGATGATCATCCCCATCACGGTTCTCATCATCTTCGTGCTGCTCTACATCAGCACCCGTTCGACGGTCAAAGCGGGAATCATCTTCCTCGCCATCCCCTTCGCGCTGGTGGGGGCCTACTGGCTCATGTACTGGCTCGGATACAACATGTCGATCGGAGTAGCGGTGGGATTGATTGCCCTGGCCGGCCTCTCCGCCGAAACCGGGGTGGTTATGCTGCTCTATCTCGACCTGGCCTACGAATCATGGAAGAAAGAGGGGCGCATGCTGACCCGGGGCGACCTGCACCAGGCGGTGCAGTACGGCGCGGTGCAGCGCATCCGCCCCAAGGCCATGACGGTGGTCACCATTATCGTCGGCCTGTTGCCCATCATGTGGAGCACCGGTGCCGGGGCCGACGTCATGAAACGCATCGCCGCGCCCATGGTGGGCGGCGCGGTGACCTCGCTGCTGGTTATCATGCTGGTCATGCCCGTTATCTTTTTCATCTGGCGGGGTAGGGGCCTCGAAAAAACCATGGAGCCGACTTCGGAAGAGAAAATCACTGGAATATGA
- a CDS encoding M23 family metallopeptidase, protein MKSLMRKTRSFLMVLVFLALIAGAFIYFRDTDGPQITVDGDLTYVSDKALRAEFNDGAGLRNVFVEVSQNGVTKELFAKNFDIGVAQSTEEFSLQGAQLRDGPVELRIRATDRSIYRFGAGNTNEVVLNLTYDGTPPRVNVLSTAHNINQGGSGLIVYTANEEIEKSGIRAGEFFFPGYRLADGNYACLFAFPHDMSSSDFSPRLVAVDLAGNEGRGGFYYHANARQFRRDRINISDNFLSTKMVQYEQLFPQAQTPLDIFLAVNRELRGENRRQLQEIGRQTASDFLWEGAFVRMSGATMAGFGDHRSYYYQGQKIDEQTHLGIDLASTQQAFVPAANDGVVVLADFFGIYGNCVIIDHGLGLQTIYSHLSQIEVAVGDRIKQGDTLGRTGATGMAGGDHLHFGVTVSGIPVNPIEWWDGSWIRNNITSKLERAQ, encoded by the coding sequence ATGAAATCCCTGATGCGTAAAACCCGCTCGTTCCTGATGGTCCTTGTTTTTCTGGCATTGATTGCCGGAGCTTTTATCTATTTCCGTGACACGGATGGCCCGCAGATCACTGTGGATGGAGATCTTACATATGTGTCCGATAAGGCATTGAGGGCCGAGTTTAATGATGGCGCGGGACTTAGAAATGTTTTTGTCGAGGTCAGTCAGAATGGTGTCACAAAAGAACTGTTTGCTAAAAATTTTGATATCGGGGTGGCGCAGAGCACCGAGGAATTTTCCCTGCAGGGAGCACAGTTGCGCGATGGACCTGTGGAGCTGCGGATTCGTGCGACCGATCGTTCTATTTATCGCTTTGGTGCCGGTAATACCAATGAAGTTGTGTTGAATCTGACTTATGACGGGACGCCTCCGCGCGTCAATGTGCTCAGTACCGCCCATAACATCAACCAGGGGGGAAGCGGGCTCATTGTCTATACAGCCAATGAAGAGATCGAAAAATCCGGTATTCGTGCCGGTGAGTTTTTTTTCCCGGGTTATCGCCTGGCGGACGGCAATTATGCCTGTCTGTTCGCTTTTCCTCATGACATGTCTTCTTCCGACTTCTCTCCCCGGCTCGTTGCGGTGGACCTCGCCGGCAATGAAGGTCGGGGTGGATTCTACTATCACGCCAATGCCCGGCAGTTTCGTCGCGATCGCATCAATATTTCAGATAATTTTCTTAGTACCAAGATGGTGCAGTATGAGCAGCTGTTTCCGCAAGCGCAGACGCCTCTCGACATCTTTCTGGCCGTCAATCGTGAACTCAGGGGTGAAAACAGACGACAACTGCAGGAAATCGGGCGTCAGACAGCCTCGGATTTTCTTTGGGAAGGAGCTTTTGTGCGGATGAGTGGTGCCACGATGGCGGGTTTTGGGGATCATCGAAGCTATTATTATCAGGGGCAGAAAATCGACGAGCAGACTCACCTGGGGATCGATTTGGCCTCAACTCAACAAGCCTTCGTTCCCGCAGCCAATGACGGCGTTGTGGTTCTCGCTGATTTTTTCGGAATCTATGGGAATTGCGTGATCATCGATCATGGTCTTGGTTTGCAGACCATTTATTCTCATCTGTCTCAGATCGAAGTCGCTGTGGGGGACAGGATCAAACAGGGAGATACGCTGGGGCGAACCGGAGCGACCGGCATGGCAGGGGGCGATCATCTGCATTTCGGCGTTACTGTTTCGGGTATCCCTGTGAATCCCATTGAATGGTGGGATGGCAGCTGGATCCGCAACAACATTACCAGTAAGCTGGAACGGGCACAGTAA
- a CDS encoding phage holin family protein → MAGLFLRWFILTLAIMVAAYFLDGIHVAGFASAFFAAALLGILNAFFRPVLFILTLPINVMTLGLFTFVINALLLLMVSGVIGGLIVDGFGTALLGSLIISLVSWLLSSFINDRGRVESLNIELHRKRGDHWE, encoded by the coding sequence TTGGCCGGATTGTTTCTGAGATGGTTCATTCTTACCCTGGCGATAATGGTTGCCGCCTACTTTCTTGACGGAATTCACGTGGCCGGGTTCGCTTCGGCCTTTTTTGCAGCAGCGCTGCTTGGCATCCTGAATGCCTTTTTTCGCCCCGTACTTTTTATCCTGACTCTGCCCATCAACGTGATGACCCTGGGACTTTTCACTTTCGTGATCAATGCTTTGCTGCTGCTCATGGTCTCCGGCGTCATTGGCGGCCTGATCGTCGACGGATTCGGGACGGCTCTGCTGGGCTCTTTGATCATCAGTCTGGTGAGTTGGCTCCTCAGCTCTTTCATCAATGATCGCGGGCGTGTTGAATCCCTGAATATTGAACTGCATCGAAAGCGTGGCGACCACTGGGAGTAG
- a CDS encoding ABC transporter ATP-binding protein, which translates to MLSPTDRKGLPIRLEDVWKTYRVGGEEVHALAGVSIEFLPGSFWAIMGPSGSGKSTLLNLLGCLDRPSRGRYFIQGRNIADLVDDDLSEVRLRHLGFIFQSFNLIAQLSVRENIELPLYYLGWEADESRRRAEELAELVGLEHRLDHRPNELSGGQQQRVAIARSLSNDPDMILADEPTGNLDTPTGNQIMELLASLNQSGKTIIMVTHEAEIAAHAHKRLHIRDGLIDRIEG; encoded by the coding sequence ATGCTGTCACCGACCGATCGCAAAGGTCTTCCCATACGGCTTGAGGACGTCTGGAAAACCTACCGGGTGGGAGGCGAGGAGGTGCATGCTCTGGCGGGTGTTTCCATCGAATTTCTGCCCGGCAGTTTCTGGGCCATCATGGGGCCGAGCGGCTCCGGTAAGAGTACTCTGCTGAACCTGTTGGGCTGTCTCGACCGACCCAGCCGTGGACGGTATTTTATCCAGGGGCGCAATATTGCCGATTTGGTTGACGATGATCTGAGCGAGGTCCGCTTGCGGCACCTGGGCTTTATCTTCCAGAGCTTCAATCTCATCGCTCAGTTGAGCGTGCGGGAGAATATCGAACTGCCTTTATATTACCTTGGTTGGGAAGCAGACGAGAGCCGGCGGCGGGCGGAGGAGCTGGCAGAACTGGTGGGGCTTGAGCATCGTCTCGACCATCGGCCCAACGAGCTTTCAGGAGGGCAGCAGCAGCGGGTGGCCATTGCCCGGTCGCTGTCCAACGACCCCGACATGATTCTCGCCGACGAGCCGACCGGCAACCTCGATACACCCACCGGAAATCAGATCATGGAGCTGCTCGCCTCCCTCAACCAGAGCGGCAAAACCATCATCATGGTCACACACGAAGCGGAAATTGCCGCGCATGCCCATAAGCGTCTTCACATACGCGATGGTCTCATCGACCGGATCGAAGGGTGA